A region from the Hyalangium gracile genome encodes:
- the tssI gene encoding type VI secretion system Vgr family protein: MSESDDVLGRVQQATEVARAVQETVQEARDGKVPMKQVRQLENALQQIPEVRQATQQVQRAGQVAQQVVDIAESALGSSGALDALSNAAQALAGGLDPMEKVRFTFESSADPGGTWRVVELHSREGLSELYTCTVDLANENLGADVDALLGSSAEVLIARASSARRLCGIIHRVEHSGTKAGHLLARVHVAPALWALSQRRDSYIFQEKTVPEILEDVLTEGLQPFERSFRLELNREFLPREYCVQYRETDLDFLLRLMEEEGLFFYFDHSGEKEELVVAEENEQCSSCEAANGSPITVKGPEASTSEDESLRHFEFTQQLHTTSVVVRDFDWTQPALDLTKKARASDEQGRDRESYEYPVPLLGPYDAGGKKYKHEQKQEEWRKQAFHAQGKRAHGQGYVSGFTPGYMFELTGHGHSALDQWYLLTRVEHHGHAPEELTSDTHEEGKEEPERYRNTFECIPMDVPFRPERRRPRSRVAGLQTATVVGPAGEEIFTDEHGRIKVQFHWDRVGQRDEKSSCFLRVAQVWSGVGWGFVFLPRIGMEVLVDFLEGDPDRPLVVGCVYNGQNPAPYALPDKKTQSTIRTSSTPGGEGFNELRFEDATGSEELFLHAQKDFNEVVLNNHSTQVKANQTNSVDGSQSETVGGDQSMTVHGKRTKTVDKDETTTVHGKRTETVDKDETITLKAKRTEEVTGQEKLTLHGGRDTTVNTLEKLLVTGRRDETIGGNDDLTVNGDKTDHITGKYAMTGDSEVKANQGDVSIVLNRGGAVVNASGQKIHLTNTSGEMKFDGGKIEARAQSEISLVCGSASFKLKSDGTVEVVGVKEIKLCSAASTVKVSPTGVDSSGPKISSAATGIQEITGAMVKIN, from the coding sequence GTGTCTGAGTCAGACGACGTCCTGGGCCGGGTGCAGCAAGCCACCGAGGTGGCTCGCGCCGTCCAGGAGACCGTGCAGGAGGCCCGCGACGGCAAGGTGCCCATGAAGCAGGTGCGCCAGCTCGAGAACGCCCTGCAGCAGATTCCCGAGGTCCGCCAGGCCACCCAGCAGGTGCAGCGCGCCGGGCAGGTGGCTCAGCAGGTGGTGGACATCGCCGAGAGCGCGCTCGGCTCCTCCGGGGCGCTCGACGCGCTGTCGAACGCGGCGCAGGCGCTCGCCGGTGGGCTCGACCCGATGGAGAAGGTCCGCTTCACCTTCGAGTCCAGCGCGGACCCCGGCGGCACCTGGCGCGTGGTGGAGCTGCACTCCCGCGAGGGCCTGTCCGAGCTCTACACCTGCACGGTGGACCTGGCCAACGAGAACCTCGGCGCGGATGTGGACGCGCTGCTCGGCTCCTCCGCCGAGGTGCTCATTGCCCGCGCGTCCAGCGCTCGCCGCCTGTGCGGCATCATCCACCGCGTGGAGCACTCCGGCACCAAGGCCGGCCACCTGCTGGCCCGCGTGCACGTGGCGCCCGCCCTGTGGGCGCTCTCCCAGCGCCGGGACTCGTACATCTTCCAGGAGAAGACCGTCCCGGAAATCCTCGAGGACGTGCTCACCGAGGGGCTCCAGCCCTTCGAGCGCTCCTTCCGCCTGGAGCTGAATCGCGAGTTCCTCCCCCGCGAGTACTGCGTGCAGTACCGCGAGACGGACCTGGACTTCCTCCTGCGCCTCATGGAGGAGGAGGGCCTGTTCTTCTACTTCGATCACTCCGGCGAGAAGGAGGAGTTGGTGGTGGCGGAGGAGAACGAGCAGTGCTCCAGCTGCGAGGCCGCCAACGGCAGCCCCATCACCGTGAAGGGCCCCGAGGCCTCCACCTCCGAGGACGAGTCCCTGCGGCACTTCGAGTTCACCCAGCAGCTGCACACCACCAGCGTGGTGGTGCGCGACTTCGACTGGACGCAGCCCGCGTTGGACCTCACCAAGAAGGCGCGCGCCTCGGACGAGCAGGGGCGCGACCGCGAGTCCTACGAGTACCCGGTGCCGCTGCTGGGGCCCTATGACGCGGGCGGCAAGAAGTACAAGCACGAGCAGAAGCAGGAGGAGTGGCGCAAGCAGGCCTTCCACGCGCAGGGCAAGCGCGCGCACGGCCAGGGCTACGTCTCCGGCTTCACCCCCGGCTACATGTTCGAGCTGACCGGGCACGGCCACTCCGCGCTGGATCAGTGGTACCTGCTCACCCGCGTCGAGCACCACGGCCACGCGCCCGAGGAGCTCACCAGCGACACGCACGAGGAGGGCAAGGAAGAGCCGGAGCGCTACCGCAACACCTTCGAGTGCATCCCGATGGATGTGCCCTTCCGTCCCGAGCGGCGCCGCCCACGCTCGCGCGTCGCCGGCCTGCAGACCGCCACCGTGGTGGGCCCCGCGGGCGAGGAAATCTTCACGGACGAGCACGGCCGCATCAAGGTGCAGTTCCACTGGGACCGCGTGGGCCAGAGGGACGAGAAGAGCTCGTGCTTCCTGCGCGTGGCCCAGGTCTGGTCCGGCGTGGGCTGGGGCTTCGTCTTCCTGCCGCGCATCGGCATGGAGGTGCTGGTCGACTTCCTCGAGGGAGACCCCGACCGGCCGCTGGTGGTGGGCTGCGTCTACAACGGCCAGAACCCCGCGCCCTACGCGCTGCCTGACAAGAAGACCCAGAGCACCATCCGCACCTCCTCCACTCCCGGCGGTGAGGGCTTCAACGAGCTGCGTTTCGAGGACGCCACCGGCTCCGAGGAGCTGTTCCTCCACGCTCAGAAGGACTTCAACGAGGTGGTGCTGAACAACCACTCCACCCAGGTGAAGGCCAACCAGACGAACTCGGTGGATGGCTCGCAGTCGGAGACGGTGGGCGGCGATCAGTCCATGACGGTCCACGGCAAGCGCACCAAGACGGTGGACAAGGACGAGACGACCACAGTCCACGGCAAGCGCACCGAGACGGTGGACAAGGATGAGACCATCACCCTCAAGGCAAAGCGCACCGAGGAGGTGACGGGCCAGGAGAAGCTCACCCTCCACGGCGGCCGCGACACCACCGTCAACACGCTGGAGAAGCTGCTCGTCACCGGCCGCCGGGACGAGACCATCGGCGGCAATGACGACCTCACCGTCAACGGCGACAAGACGGACCACATCACCGGCAAGTACGCGATGACGGGGGACTCCGAGGTCAAGGCCAACCAGGGGGACGTCAGCATCGTGCTCAACCGGGGCGGCGCCGTCGTCAACGCCAGCGGGCAGAAGATCCACCTCACCAACACCTCGGGCGAGATGAAGTTCGATGGCGGGAAGATCGAGGCTCGCGCCCAGAGTGAGATCTCCCTGGTGTGTGGCTCCGCGAGCTTCAAGCTCAAGAGCGACGGCACCGTGGAGGTGGTCGGCGTCAAGGAGATCAAGCTCTGCTCGGCGGCCAGCACCGTGAAGGTGTCTCCCACGGGCGTGGACTCGTCCGGGCCGAAGATCAGCTCCGCGGCCACCGGCATCCAGGAGATCACCGGCGCCATGGTGAAGATCAACTAG
- a CDS encoding type II toxin-antitoxin system HipA family toxin produces MPTSDAPSCYVYIQLPDSMEVVTCGRFLQQGDIGRFVYGKSYLNNPRAVELEKFELALRSGTFETARLGGIFGALRDSSPDAWGRTVIQRQLGRTDLSEIDFLLHSPEDRAGALSFGTSPTPPAPIHQFNKVLRLNLLLEEAERIELGIAPSEVQVDELVHPGSSMGGARPKNVVEDDEGLWVAKFPARNDRWNNAAVEGGMLRLASECGLRAAFGKVTSVAGRHVLLVRRFDRQRVEGGYLRHRMVSALTVLRADENAQERSRWSYVLLADELKRWVGNPDADLRELFSRMVFNALISNTDDHPRNHALIAAGADWSLSPAYDLTPMPQASTERDLAMEVGSVKYRRANRHNLLSECGRFRLSKEEATHLIDTMKATVSARWRDCVKACGGTEADLKAIERAFGYEGFEYSAAPRD; encoded by the coding sequence ATGCCGACTTCTGATGCTCCCAGTTGCTACGTGTACATCCAGCTTCCAGACTCCATGGAAGTCGTCACCTGTGGGCGCTTCCTTCAGCAGGGTGACATCGGGCGCTTCGTCTACGGAAAGAGCTACCTGAACAATCCGCGTGCGGTCGAGCTGGAGAAGTTCGAACTCGCCTTGCGTTCAGGCACCTTCGAGACGGCCAGGCTCGGTGGCATCTTCGGCGCCCTGCGAGACTCCTCACCCGACGCATGGGGCCGCACGGTCATCCAACGCCAGCTGGGACGTACGGACCTGAGCGAGATCGACTTCCTCCTCCACTCACCCGAGGACCGTGCGGGTGCGCTGTCCTTTGGCACGAGCCCCACGCCGCCCGCTCCCATTCATCAATTCAACAAGGTGCTCCGGCTGAACCTCCTGCTCGAGGAAGCCGAGCGAATCGAGCTGGGCATCGCCCCCTCGGAGGTCCAGGTCGACGAGCTGGTGCATCCAGGCAGCTCCATGGGCGGTGCCCGACCCAAGAATGTCGTCGAGGATGACGAAGGTTTGTGGGTCGCCAAGTTCCCGGCTCGCAATGACCGCTGGAACAACGCGGCGGTCGAAGGTGGCATGTTGAGGCTCGCCAGCGAGTGCGGACTTCGAGCGGCCTTCGGCAAGGTCACCTCCGTCGCGGGCCGGCACGTTCTCCTGGTACGCCGATTCGACCGGCAACGCGTCGAGGGAGGCTACCTGCGGCACCGCATGGTCAGCGCGCTGACGGTCCTCCGTGCGGACGAGAATGCGCAGGAGCGCTCCAGATGGTCGTACGTTCTCCTGGCGGACGAGCTGAAGCGCTGGGTCGGCAATCCGGATGCGGACCTGCGGGAGCTGTTCTCACGCATGGTGTTCAACGCGCTCATCTCGAACACGGATGACCATCCTCGCAACCATGCGCTCATCGCGGCAGGCGCGGACTGGAGTCTCTCGCCCGCCTATGACCTCACACCGATGCCCCAGGCCAGCACCGAGCGAGACCTGGCCATGGAAGTGGGGAGCGTGAAGTACCGCCGAGCCAACCGCCACAACCTCTTGAGCGAATGCGGCCGGTTCCGCCTGTCCAAGGAGGAAGCCACCCACCTCATCGACACGATGAAGGCCACCGTCTCCGCCCGCTGGCGTGACTGCGTGAAGGCGTGCGGAGGCACGGAGGCCGACCTCAAAGCCATCGAACGAGCGTTCGGCTACGAAGGCTTCGAGTACAGCGCCGCACCCCGAGACTAG
- a CDS encoding helix-turn-helix domain-containing protein — protein sequence MPRQNLTDETTPLAVLRAVNRLGTNIARGRVRRGLKQADLAKKTGLAIGTLKRVEQGSPTTAISAYFTVLWALGLEREFEDLGSPDRDEEGKTLESARQPKRVHSTGGLDADF from the coding sequence ATGCCCCGACAGAATCTGACCGATGAGACGACGCCTCTCGCAGTGCTCCGTGCGGTGAACCGCCTGGGTACGAACATCGCGCGTGGGCGCGTTCGACGGGGTTTGAAGCAAGCAGACCTCGCCAAGAAGACGGGTCTGGCCATCGGAACCCTCAAACGCGTTGAGCAGGGAAGCCCCACCACAGCCATCAGCGCCTACTTCACGGTCTTGTGGGCCCTGGGCCTCGAGCGCGAATTCGAGGACCTCGGCTCTCCCGATCGGGATGAGGAGGGAAAAACGCTCGAGTCCGCCCGCCAGCCGAAGCGGGTGCACTCCACGGGAGGCCTCGATGCCGACTTCTGA
- a CDS encoding vWA domain-containing protein, which produces MKTTTMKKLWLAALAVAVALGAGCSRMYSPPAHERRVPMYEVEGKPEEEFSRLAVVNGKPFADMYFKHYGVNPTIDTEEENVSTFSVDVDSASYTLARSYLSRGHLPEEEAIRVEEFINAFRYDYPNPGDAPFGVQVEAFPSPNRRGYHVVHLGLKGREVSTSERLPTNLVFTIDVSGSMGMENRLGLVKRSLALLVEQLDERDTLSIVVYGDGARTVLEPTRATARTRILSAIESLQPEGATNVQAGLEVAYGIAASLAREGTVSRVILCSDGVANSGITGADDIFESIKEHARKGVRLTTVGFGMGNYNDVLMERLAQVGDGQYAYVDQLSEARRLFVEQLTGTLQLIARDVKVQLEFDKAVVSRYRLIGFENRLLSREDFANDKVDAGDIGAGHTVTALYEVKFRDAEVLKSPAFATLRIRYKDPSTTLEAGESRKVEKALPTAMVRQSLEAASGPTQLSLVVGLFAEKLRGSYWARTVTYEDLLKLWGQLPERVRTREEVGELRHLIQQARSYDKRGDKFEKTAPMANMDFDHVPVVR; this is translated from the coding sequence ATGAAGACGACGACGATGAAGAAGCTGTGGCTGGCGGCGCTCGCGGTGGCGGTGGCGCTCGGTGCGGGGTGCTCTCGGATGTACAGCCCGCCGGCGCATGAGCGGCGAGTGCCCATGTACGAGGTGGAGGGAAAGCCGGAGGAGGAGTTCTCGCGGCTGGCGGTGGTGAACGGCAAGCCGTTCGCGGACATGTACTTCAAGCACTACGGGGTGAACCCCACCATCGACACGGAGGAGGAGAACGTCTCCACCTTCTCGGTGGACGTGGACAGCGCCTCGTACACGCTGGCGCGCTCGTACCTGTCGCGCGGGCACCTCCCGGAGGAGGAGGCCATCCGGGTGGAGGAGTTCATCAACGCGTTCAGGTACGACTACCCGAACCCGGGTGACGCGCCCTTCGGGGTGCAGGTGGAGGCGTTCCCCTCGCCCAACCGGCGCGGCTACCACGTGGTGCACCTGGGCCTCAAAGGGCGCGAGGTGAGCACCTCCGAGCGGCTGCCGACGAACCTGGTCTTCACCATCGACGTGTCGGGCTCGATGGGGATGGAGAACCGGCTGGGGCTGGTGAAGCGCTCGCTGGCGCTGCTGGTGGAGCAGCTGGACGAGCGGGACACGCTCTCCATCGTGGTGTACGGCGACGGCGCGCGCACGGTGCTGGAGCCCACGCGGGCCACGGCGCGCACGCGCATCCTCTCGGCCATCGAGTCGCTGCAGCCGGAGGGCGCCACCAACGTGCAGGCCGGGCTGGAGGTGGCGTACGGCATCGCCGCGAGCCTGGCGCGGGAGGGCACGGTGAGCCGCGTCATCCTGTGCTCGGACGGGGTGGCGAACAGCGGCATCACGGGGGCGGATGACATCTTCGAGTCCATCAAGGAGCACGCGCGCAAGGGCGTGCGGCTCACGACGGTGGGCTTTGGCATGGGCAACTACAACGACGTGCTGATGGAGCGGCTGGCGCAGGTGGGGGACGGGCAGTACGCGTACGTGGACCAGCTGTCGGAGGCGCGGCGGCTCTTCGTGGAGCAGCTTACGGGCACGCTGCAGCTCATCGCGCGGGACGTGAAGGTGCAGCTCGAGTTCGACAAGGCGGTGGTGTCGCGCTACCGGCTGATCGGCTTCGAGAACCGGCTGCTGAGCCGGGAGGACTTCGCCAACGACAAGGTGGACGCGGGGGACATCGGGGCGGGGCACACGGTGACGGCGCTGTACGAGGTGAAGTTCCGGGACGCGGAGGTACTGAAGTCGCCGGCGTTCGCGACGCTGCGCATCCGGTACAAGGATCCGAGCACCACGCTGGAGGCAGGCGAGTCGCGGAAGGTGGAGAAGGCGCTGCCCACGGCGATGGTGCGCCAGAGCCTGGAGGCGGCCTCGGGGCCGACGCAGCTGTCGCTGGTGGTGGGGCTGTTCGCGGAGAAGCTGCGCGGCTCGTACTGGGCGCGCACGGTGACGTACGAGGACCTGCTGAAGCTGTGGGGGCAGCTGCCGGAGCGGGTGCGCACGCGAGAGGAGGTGGGCGAGCTGCGCCACCTCATCCAGCAGGCCCGCTCGTACGACAAGCGCGGGGACAAGTTCGAGAAGACGGCGCCCATGGCGAACATGGACTTCGATCACGTCCCGGTGGTGCGCTGA
- a CDS encoding type II toxin-antitoxin system RelE/ParE family toxin, whose translation MIARLHPSASLELDAAAEWYERRGSELGQDFIEEVRKALRVIAERPGTFPAWPGLNHTPPIHRFLLSRFPFALPYMVSDERVVVLAVAHLRRRPGYWLRRAWQLPPPR comes from the coding sequence TTGATTGCTCGACTCCATCCCAGCGCCTCTCTGGAGCTCGATGCAGCGGCCGAATGGTACGAGCGGCGCGGGTCCGAGCTGGGGCAGGACTTCATCGAAGAGGTGCGAAAAGCCCTCCGCGTGATTGCGGAGCGCCCCGGCACCTTCCCTGCCTGGCCCGGCTTGAATCACACCCCGCCCATCCATCGCTTCCTGTTGTCCCGCTTCCCCTTCGCCCTGCCATACATGGTGTCAGACGAGCGCGTCGTCGTGCTGGCCGTGGCGCACCTGCGCCGCCGCCCCGGCTACTGGCTCAGGCGCGCCTGGCAGCTTCCTCCGCCCCGCTGA
- a CDS encoding addiction module protein, translating into MASADDLLTDALRLPAEERARLVHKLLVSLEDEEAHPDAEAEWARELERRARDVLSGAVETEDADAVLDRISARLRGGHR; encoded by the coding sequence ATGGCCAGCGCGGATGACCTTCTCACGGACGCACTGCGGCTCCCAGCCGAGGAACGCGCCCGCCTCGTGCACAAGCTGCTCGTCAGCCTGGAGGACGAGGAGGCTCATCCGGACGCCGAAGCGGAGTGGGCTCGTGAGCTCGAGCGCCGTGCTCGAGACGTGCTGTCCGGCGCTGTCGAGACCGAGGATGCCGACGCGGTGCTCGACCGCATCTCCGCACGGCTGCGTGGTGGTCATCGGTAA
- a CDS encoding sensor histidine kinase: MWRRLLPMLVVIGLGLAVLAAGLGTLHGIFVREREEGRRALEDQRRALELYARRALTDALRRAMEEATPRLQQAAVDPLVPDSDVLLFRAGRQLLPRTSAPRGDDATPARTVHEVLEAQGPGVLASKEDPEEPWAERLRLMDRFLSALKSSERPEMERALREWLAHRARFVLPVAKDTAAAVWLLERFQATGTPDPMLMRSLLRDGVQGVSGSRVEGLQRVLLERREAFGRSDFAFLRERIAHLSELTHVDYVDFNQRAEAEPGARIPLTLPLTEPQLRPEGWYVEPAGRDGARGVRVGATALIESVRAEMRARALLDEDDRLLLSRTDTPAPLSTLAVALESPRMVAAVSELDSGYRLKALLLGLSGALALAIIGLAVLAHERKARFLALRSEFVSTVSHELRTPLSAIRVMAETLERRVGGMPGAGNYPSRIIAEADALGRLVENILTYNRLEKGRWESRREQVPLDALLQRVVEDATAQNATRVELKADGLTGASVPGDPELLRMLFSNLVHNACRYTTRTPVELRVEARKDGATVVRFTDNGVGIPRESWEAIFEEFRRLRREGLPARGGSGLGLAICRRIMTLHGGTVRVAASSPEGTTFELTFPPA; the protein is encoded by the coding sequence ATGTGGCGCCGGCTCCTGCCCATGCTCGTGGTCATCGGCCTCGGGCTCGCGGTGCTCGCCGCGGGCCTGGGGACGCTGCACGGCATCTTCGTGCGTGAGCGGGAGGAGGGCCGGCGAGCCCTGGAAGACCAACGCCGCGCGCTCGAGCTCTACGCGCGGCGCGCGCTGACGGACGCGCTGCGGCGGGCGATGGAGGAGGCCACGCCGCGGCTCCAGCAGGCCGCGGTGGATCCGCTGGTGCCGGACTCGGACGTGCTCCTCTTCCGCGCCGGGCGCCAGCTCCTGCCACGGACCTCGGCGCCACGGGGAGACGATGCCACCCCCGCCCGCACGGTCCACGAGGTGCTCGAGGCCCAGGGACCCGGCGTGCTCGCCTCGAAGGAGGACCCCGAGGAGCCCTGGGCGGAGCGCCTGCGGCTGATGGACCGCTTCCTGTCGGCGCTGAAGTCCTCCGAGCGCCCGGAGATGGAGCGAGCCCTCCGAGAGTGGCTGGCCCACCGCGCGCGCTTCGTCCTGCCCGTGGCGAAGGACACGGCCGCGGCGGTGTGGCTCCTGGAGCGCTTCCAGGCCACCGGCACGCCGGACCCCATGCTGATGCGCTCGCTCCTGAGGGACGGGGTGCAGGGCGTGAGCGGCTCGCGGGTGGAGGGCCTGCAGCGGGTGCTCCTCGAGCGCCGGGAGGCCTTCGGACGCTCCGACTTCGCGTTCCTCCGCGAGCGCATCGCCCACCTGTCGGAGCTCACGCACGTGGACTACGTGGACTTCAACCAGCGAGCGGAGGCCGAGCCCGGTGCGCGCATCCCCCTGACGCTCCCGCTGACGGAGCCGCAGCTCCGCCCGGAGGGCTGGTACGTCGAGCCCGCGGGGAGGGACGGGGCGCGCGGCGTGAGAGTCGGAGCCACCGCGCTCATCGAGTCCGTGCGAGCGGAGATGCGAGCCCGCGCCCTCCTGGACGAGGACGACCGCCTGCTGCTGTCGCGCACGGACACCCCGGCGCCCCTGTCCACGCTGGCCGTCGCGCTGGAGTCCCCGCGCATGGTGGCGGCCGTCTCGGAGCTGGACTCGGGCTATCGGCTCAAGGCGCTGCTGCTCGGCTTGAGCGGAGCGCTGGCCCTGGCCATCATCGGGCTGGCGGTGCTGGCGCATGAGCGCAAGGCCCGCTTCCTGGCGCTGCGCTCGGAGTTCGTCTCCACCGTCTCGCACGAGCTGCGCACCCCGCTGTCGGCCATCCGGGTCATGGCGGAGACGCTGGAGCGCCGCGTGGGAGGCATGCCGGGGGCGGGCAACTACCCCTCGCGCATCATCGCGGAGGCGGACGCGCTGGGCCGGCTGGTGGAGAACATCCTCACGTACAACCGGCTGGAGAAGGGCCGCTGGGAGTCCCGCCGGGAGCAGGTGCCGCTGGACGCCCTGCTCCAGCGCGTGGTGGAGGATGCCACCGCCCAGAACGCCACCCGCGTGGAGCTGAAGGCCGACGGCCTCACCGGCGCCTCCGTGCCCGGAGACCCGGAGCTGCTGCGCATGCTCTTCTCCAACCTGGTCCACAACGCGTGCCGCTACACGACGCGCACACCCGTGGAGCTGCGAGTGGAGGCGCGCAAGGACGGCGCCACGGTGGTGCGCTTCACCGACAACGGGGTAGGCATCCCCCGGGAGAGCTGGGAGGCCATCTTCGAGGAGTTCCGCCGGCTGCGGCGCGAGGGGCTGCCGGCGCGCGGAGGCAGTGGCCTCGGGCTGGCCATCTGTCGAAGAATCATGACGCTGCACGGCGGCACCGTCCGCGTCGCCGCCTCGAGCCCCGAGGGCACCACGTTCGAACTGACCTTCCCACCCGCATGA
- a CDS encoding response regulator transcription factor, with protein sequence MNPPAAGARVLVVEDDPNLRLTLVDNLEEEGYAVQAASTLAEARARWKATAFDVVVLDIMLPDGDGYTLCREMRQAGTSSRVLMLTARTLEDDVVRGFDVGADDYLAKPYRLRELLARIRALSRRGATAAPPAEVLAFDRFRVDLDSRRLLDAGGKAMELTRTEFDLLVYLLRNAGKALTRDQILSAVWGEDVVVDAHTVDNFISSLRRKLEWTADSRFELRSVRGVGYRMDLHA encoded by the coding sequence ATGAACCCACCCGCTGCCGGCGCCCGAGTGCTCGTCGTCGAGGACGATCCGAACCTCCGCCTCACGCTCGTCGACAACCTGGAGGAGGAGGGCTACGCCGTGCAGGCGGCCAGCACCCTGGCCGAGGCCCGCGCGCGGTGGAAGGCCACGGCCTTCGACGTGGTGGTGCTCGACATCATGCTCCCGGACGGAGACGGCTACACGCTCTGCCGCGAGATGCGCCAGGCCGGCACCTCCAGCCGGGTGCTGATGCTCACCGCGCGCACGCTGGAGGACGACGTGGTGCGCGGCTTCGACGTGGGCGCGGACGACTACCTGGCCAAGCCCTACCGCCTGCGAGAGCTGCTGGCGCGCATCCGCGCACTGTCCCGCCGGGGCGCCACGGCCGCGCCACCGGCCGAGGTGCTCGCCTTCGATCGCTTCCGCGTGGACCTGGACTCCCGGCGGCTGCTGGACGCGGGCGGCAAGGCCATGGAGCTGACGCGCACCGAGTTCGACCTGCTCGTCTACCTGCTGCGCAACGCGGGCAAGGCGCTCACGAGGGATCAGATCCTCTCCGCGGTGTGGGGCGAGGACGTCGTCGTGGACGCGCACACCGTGGACAACTTCATCTCCAGCCTGCGCAGGAAGCTGGAGTGGACCGCCGACTCGCGCTTCGAGCTCCGCTCCGTGCGCGGGGTGGGCTACCGGATGGACCTCCACGCCTAG
- a CDS encoding ATP-binding protein — protein sequence MLEAAPKASILLVDDLPANLLALEALLAPFGHRLVQASSGQEALRCALLEDFAVILMDVRLGDMSGIEVTAMLRDRERTRHTPVLLMTAASSDERELLEGYAHGAVDYLRKPLVPEVLRAKVAVFVDLYRARESVRRHEERLRAQERAALESAHRERLHHLLIQAPAAISILRGRDLIFEFVNPLYEKIIGRSIPMGRPLTEVIPELEQDPRSLERLRRVLDTGELYVGTEISSRWDRQGTGRMEESFFNLFYQPVRDEHGHISGVLTFSVEVTEQVLARRKAESLAADLNQLNAELEHRVRERTAQLQEANRELESFSYSVSHDLRAPLRHITGFAQLLARRAGSKLDEASRGYLDTIISAAQQGGTLIDDLLSFSRMSRAELHKRPVDLRALMEEVRHELEADASGRAVEWRIGALPRVEADPALLRQVVRNLLSNALKYTRPRPRAVIEVGAQPEGEDVEVWVRDNGVGFEMQYVDKLFGVFQRLHTADEFEGTGIGLANVRRIISRHGGRTWAEGLPGQGATFHFSLPRAAPMKDGHRGE from the coding sequence GTGCTCGAAGCGGCCCCCAAGGCGAGCATCCTCCTCGTCGATGATCTCCCAGCCAACCTCCTCGCCCTGGAGGCGCTGCTTGCGCCCTTCGGCCATCGGCTGGTGCAGGCCAGCTCCGGCCAGGAGGCGCTGAGGTGCGCGCTGCTGGAGGACTTCGCCGTCATCCTGATGGACGTGCGGCTGGGGGACATGAGCGGCATCGAGGTGACGGCGATGCTGAGGGATCGCGAGCGCACCCGGCACACGCCCGTGCTGCTGATGACGGCGGCCAGCAGCGATGAGCGCGAGCTGCTCGAGGGCTACGCGCACGGCGCGGTGGACTACCTGCGCAAGCCGCTGGTGCCGGAGGTGCTGCGCGCCAAGGTGGCCGTCTTCGTGGACCTCTACCGCGCGCGCGAGTCCGTGCGGCGCCACGAGGAGCGGCTGCGAGCCCAGGAGCGCGCGGCGCTGGAGAGCGCGCACCGCGAGCGGCTCCACCACCTGCTGATCCAGGCCCCGGCGGCCATCTCCATCCTCCGGGGGAGGGACCTCATCTTCGAGTTCGTCAACCCGCTCTACGAGAAGATCATCGGCCGCTCCATCCCGATGGGCAGGCCGCTGACGGAGGTCATCCCCGAGCTCGAGCAGGATCCGCGGTCGCTGGAGCGGCTGCGGCGCGTGCTGGACACGGGCGAGCTCTACGTGGGCACGGAGATCTCCAGCAGGTGGGATCGCCAGGGCACGGGGCGGATGGAGGAGAGCTTCTTCAACCTCTTCTACCAGCCGGTGAGGGACGAGCACGGCCACATCTCGGGGGTGCTCACCTTCTCGGTGGAGGTGACCGAGCAGGTGCTCGCCCGGCGCAAGGCGGAGAGCCTGGCGGCGGACCTCAACCAGCTCAACGCCGAGCTCGAGCACCGCGTCCGGGAGCGCACCGCGCAGCTCCAGGAGGCCAACCGCGAGCTGGAGTCCTTCAGCTACTCGGTCTCCCACGACCTGCGCGCCCCGCTGCGCCACATCACCGGCTTCGCCCAGCTCCTGGCGCGAAGGGCGGGCTCGAAGCTGGACGAGGCCTCGCGAGGCTACCTGGACACCATCATCTCCGCCGCGCAGCAGGGCGGCACGCTCATCGACGATCTGCTCTCCTTCTCACGCATGAGCCGGGCGGAGCTGCACAAGCGCCCGGTGGACCTGCGAGCGCTCATGGAGGAGGTCCGCCACGAGCTGGAGGCCGACGCGAGCGGGCGTGCCGTCGAGTGGCGCATCGGCGCGCTGCCGCGGGTGGAGGCGGATCCGGCGCTGCTGCGCCAGGTGGTGCGCAACCTGCTGAGCAACGCGCTGAAGTACACTCGGCCCAGGCCTCGGGCCGTCATCGAGGTGGGCGCCCAGCCGGAGGGCGAGGACGTGGAGGTGTGGGTGCGCGACAACGGCGTGGGCTTCGAGATGCAGTACGTGGACAAGCTCTTCGGCGTCTTCCAGCGGCTGCACACCGCCGACGAGTTCGAGGGCACCGGCATCGGATTGGCGAACGTTCGGCGTATCATCTCGAGACACGGGGGCAGGACCTGGGCGGAAGGCCTCCCGGGGCAGGGCGCCACATTCCACTTCTCGCTGCCTCGCGCAGCACCCATGAAGGACGGCCACCGCGGTGAGTGA